The Polyangium mundeleinium genome contains the following window.
GCCCTCCATCGCGAGGCGCGTGTCGTCGATGACCTTCGAGAACACCTCGTAGTTCTGCAGCCGGTAGAACTGGCCAGGCTCGAACTTCCGCGCCGCGGCGGGCGCGCGCACGACCACGTCGATGATCGTCGGCGTCAGGCGCTCGACCTTCACCACGACGGCCTTGAAGTCGTCGTCGAGCCTCGTGTAGAGCGCGCGCCGCCGCTCGTCCCGCGCGGCCTGCGGTTCCTCGCCGAGGCGCTCGATGTCCTTCGCGAAGAGCGAGACCACGTGCGGATACGCGTCCTTCGCGCTCGCCATCGCCTTGACCACGCTGCCGGCGTAGTGCGGGTGGTTGTCGCCGTAGAAGCTCACCGCATGCGCGCCGTCGCTATAGCTCGTGAAGAACCCTTCGCGCGCATCCGCGACGGGCTCGACCTGGAGCTTGCCCGCCTCGTCGACGAACGCCTTGTGCGGCTGGAAGTACTGCTTCCTCTTGTCGAAGGCGAACGTGCCGGGTTTTTCCTTCTCGTACATCACGTTCGGGCTCGTGCCCGCCGCGACACACACGCTGCGCGCCGGGAGCTCCACGATCTCGCCGCTCGCGGTCCACTTGCCGGCCTCGTCGACCTTCTGTCGCTCGAAGGTCATGCCACGCACGTGCCCGCGCTCGTCGAGGACCGCCTCGACCGGCGCCATGTTCTCGATGTAGCGAACGCCCTCCTCGAGCGACTTCGCGACCTCTTCGTGGTTCAGGCGATACGCCGGCGAGTCGATCACGCGCTTGCGGTACACGAGCGAGACGCCGCCCCACGCGTCGAGCAGCTTCTGCAGGTTCGGCGCGCGGCCCTCGCGTTGCGCCTTCTCGCGCTCCTCGCGGATCTGCGCGGCATGCGCGCGTTGCTCCAGGATGAACTCGCGCTCTTCCTCGTCGAAGGACGCCATCGCAGCGGCCTCGCCGCGCTCGGCGACGAGCTTCGCCACGCGCGCGTCCGTCTTCTCCGCTTGGATCGTGTAGTAGGCGATGAGCTCGGTCGCGGTGTCGATCGCCGTGAGGCCGCCGCCGATCACGATCGCGGGCAGCCGCACCTGCAGGTTCGCGAGCGACGAGCGCTTGTAGGCCCCCGTGAGCTGCAGGGCCATGAGGAAGTCGCTCGCCTTGCGGATGCCGCGCGCGACGTTGTTCTTGAGCGGGATGATCGTCGGGCGGCCAGCGCCCGCGGCGATCGCGACGTGGTCGAAGCCGAGCTTCCACGCGTCGTCGAGATCGAGCGTCCCGCCGAAACGCACGCCGCCGTAGGCGCGGAAGTTCTGGTGACGCGCGAGCGTGATGTAGAGGACCGTCAGGAAGTTCTTGTCCCAACGAACCGTGATGCCGTACTCGCTCACGCCGCCGAACCCGAGCAGGATGCGCTCGTCGAGCTCCGTATAAAGCTTCTTGTAGTCACGCACCGGCCGCGGCGCGCGCGTCGCATCCCCCGTCAGCTCGACGGGGAGCGGCTCGATCTTGAGCCCATCGACGGCCGCGACGGCAAACCCTTCGAGCGCGAGGTGGTGCGAGAGCGTGTAGCCCGCGGGCCCGAGGCCCACGACGAGCACGTTCTTGCCGATGTACGGGCGCGGGTGCGGCCGCTTCACGTTGAGCGGGTTCCAGCGCGAGAGCAGGCCGTAGATCTCGAAGCCCCAGGGCAAACCGAGCACGTCCGTGAGCACGCTCGTCTCGATCTGCGGGATGTTGACCGGCTCCTGCTTCTGGAAGACGCACGCCTTCATGCAGTCGTTGCAGATGCGGTGACCGGTGCCGGGCAGCATCGGGTTGTCGATGCAGACGAGCGCGAGCGACGCGATGGAGTCGCCGCTCCGGCGCATCACGTGCATCTCGCTGATCTTCTCGTGCAGCGGGCAGCCGTTCAGCGTCACGCCGAGCGGGTTCGGCTTGATCGCGCCGGTCTTGTTGTCGCGCAGCCCCTTCGAGCACGAGTCCTTGTCGCGGTCGTGGCAATAGAGGCAGTAGTCGACCTCGCTCTCGACCTCGCGCGCGCTGCCGCGCCGATCGGTCAACACGAAGCCGTCGCGGTGGCGCCGCTCATGCTCGGGGCCGACGAAGAGCTCGGGCAACTTGTCGTCGGCGCGGCGGAGCTGGACGAGCTGGTTGTGATCGAGCGTCGCGGGCGCCTTGAGCGAGCCCCAGCGCCGCGCCGGATCGTGATGATCGGCGCGCCGCGCCGCGAGCCACGCCTCCACCGCGTCGAGCGCGAACGCGACGACCGCGCCGTCCTCCGCGTCCGTGGGCGCATCCCCCGCGACGGCCACAGCGCCCGCGGCGACCTGCGTCAGCATCGGATCTGCCGCAATCGCGGCCCGCACCTTCGCAGCCTGCTCGTGCAGCTCGGGCGTCCACGAGGCGCCTCCTGCCTTCGCGGCCTTGCGCGCGACCTCGTCGATCGCGACGAGCACGAGTGTCGCCGACGCGACCGCGAGCTCCTCTGCCTCGGAGCCACACTCGAGCCGGCTCGACTCCGCGCCGACCGCCGTGAGCGCGCGCCGCGCCGTGTGCGCGGCCTCGACGGCCGTGCCTTTCCAGGCCTTGCCTGCGCTCGGCTTGAAGAGGCGCTTCTTCGCGAAATCCTTCTTGAACGCCCAGAGCGGCGAGCGCTCCTCGGCGCCCGCGGCGAGCGTTTCCACTTCGCGCTCCACGCCGAAGAGGCGCGCGACGAAGCGGGACAGGTGCGGCGCGCCGACGAGCAAGGACTCCGAGAGCTCCTCGGGGCTCATGCCGCTCCCCTGGCACGCGCGGTACTTCGAGAACCGCTCGTACCCCGTGGGATCCGCGGCCTCGAAGTACGCGTAAAACCGCCCCGTGAGCTCGGCCAGACGACCGGCGTCGAAGAGATCGGCGTACACGAACCCTGGCTCGCCGAGGACGAGCTCGGAAGGTTCGGAGGTGGCGTTCACCCAGGAGGAGAAGTCGACTTGCAGACCGTCTTGCATCACCCGCGTCCCTGTCGTGACTGCTGTCTTTAGCGATGAAATATGGGGAAGCCACCCCGACGATAGAAGGGGACTCGTCGAGATTCGCTCACGCCTGTCCGGCTCGTTCGTGCTTTCCCTAGAATCGTAGTCGTTCGATCGTGCGTGTAGACATCTTGCCGGCGACTACGTCGGGATCCCGCAGGAGAGCCTGGTGGAGCGGGATGTTCGTGCGGATACCGCCGATCACGAACTCGTCGAGCGCGCAGCGCATGCGGGCGATCGCTTCCGCGCGGGTGGCGCCGTGCGTGATCACCTTGGCGAGCATGGGGTCGTAGTTGTTCGGCACGCGGAAGCCGCCGTAGACGCCCGAGTCGACGCGCACGCCGCCGCCGCCGGGCGGCAAGTACTCGGTGATGAGGCCCGGCCAGGGGACGAACGTGCGCGGATCCTCCGCGTTGATCCGGCACTCCAGAGCGTGCCCGCGAAGACCGAGAGCGCGGCCGCTCGGCAGGGAGAGGGCTTGTCCCGCGGCGGCGCGGATCTGGTTCTCCACGAGATCGATGCCCGTCACCAGCTCGGTGACCGGATGCTCGACCTGCACGCGGGTGTTCATCTCCATGAAGTAGAGATTCCCGCGCTCATCCATCAAGAATTCGAGCGTCCCGAGCGAGGTGTAGCCCGTCTCCAAGAGCGCGTGCGCACACACCTCGGAGAGCTCGGCGCGTTTCTCCGGCGTCATGACCGGGCTCGGCGCCTCCTCGATGATCTTCTGGTGCCGGCGCTGCAAGGAACACTCGCGCTCGCCGAACGTGAAGATGTGGCCGTGGCCGTCGCCGAGCACCTGCAGCTCGATGTGCCGCGGCTCCTCGACGAACTTCTCCAGGTAGACGTCCGGGTTCTTGAAGCCCGCCTGCGCCTCGCTCGTCGCCGTTTCGAAGGAGCGGCGGATCTCGCTGTCGTCGCGCACGACACGCATGCCGCGCCCGCCGCCACCGCCCGCGGCCTTGAGGATCACGGGGTAGCCGATACGCGCGGCCTGCACCGCGGCGTCCTCGGCGTCCCGCAGGACGGTCGTGCCGGGGAGGAGCGGCAGCCCGAACCTCTTCGCGGCTTCCCGCGCGCGGACCTTGTCGCCCCAGAGGCGCATCGCCTCGGGCGTGGGGCCGATGAAGGTCAGGCCACAACGACGGCAAAGCTCGGCGAACTCGGCGTTCTCCGAGAGGAACCCGTAGCCCGGGTGCACCGCGTCGGCGCCGGTGATCTCGGCCGCGGCGATGATCTGCGGGATGTTGAGGTAACTCCGCCGCGGATCGGCGGGGCCCACGCACACGGCCTCGTCGGCGAACCGCACGTGGGGCGCGGTCGCGTCGACGTCCGAGTGGATGGCGACCGTGCGGATGCCGAGCGTGCGGCACGCCCGGACGACGCGCATCGCGATCTCGCCGCGGTTGGCGATGAGGATCTTGCCGAACAAGGCTCCTACCTCTCTGCCACAGCGGCGCTCACACGCGCTTGACCCTGAAGAGCTTCTGACCGAATTCGACAGGCTTGCCGTTCTCGACGAGGATCTCGTCGATGATGCCGCCGCAGTCGGACTCGATCTCGTTCATCAGCTTCATCGCCTCGATGATGCAGAGCGCCTGGCCTTCTCGAATGTGGCTCCCGACCTCGACGAAGGGCGGCGCCTCGGGGGAGGGGGAGCGGTAGAAGGTGCCGACGAAGGGCGAGGTG
Protein-coding sequences here:
- a CDS encoding FAD-dependent oxidoreductase; the protein is MQDGLQVDFSSWVNATSEPSELVLGEPGFVYADLFDAGRLAELTGRFYAYFEAADPTGYERFSKYRACQGSGMSPEELSESLLVGAPHLSRFVARLFGVEREVETLAAGAEERSPLWAFKKDFAKKRLFKPSAGKAWKGTAVEAAHTARRALTAVGAESSRLECGSEAEELAVASATLVLVAIDEVARKAAKAGGASWTPELHEQAAKVRAAIAADPMLTQVAAGAVAVAGDAPTDAEDGAVVAFALDAVEAWLAARRADHHDPARRWGSLKAPATLDHNQLVQLRRADDKLPELFVGPEHERRHRDGFVLTDRRGSAREVESEVDYCLYCHDRDKDSCSKGLRDNKTGAIKPNPLGVTLNGCPLHEKISEMHVMRRSGDSIASLALVCIDNPMLPGTGHRICNDCMKACVFQKQEPVNIPQIETSVLTDVLGLPWGFEIYGLLSRWNPLNVKRPHPRPYIGKNVLVVGLGPAGYTLSHHLALEGFAVAAVDGLKIEPLPVELTGDATRAPRPVRDYKKLYTELDERILLGFGGVSEYGITVRWDKNFLTVLYITLARHQNFRAYGGVRFGGTLDLDDAWKLGFDHVAIAAGAGRPTIIPLKNNVARGIRKASDFLMALQLTGAYKRSSLANLQVRLPAIVIGGGLTAIDTATELIAYYTIQAEKTDARVAKLVAERGEAAAMASFDEEEREFILEQRAHAAQIREEREKAQREGRAPNLQKLLDAWGGVSLVYRKRVIDSPAYRLNHEEVAKSLEEGVRYIENMAPVEAVLDERGHVRGMTFERQKVDEAGKWTASGEIVELPARSVCVAAGTSPNVMYEKEKPGTFAFDKRKQYFQPHKAFVDEAGKLQVEPVADAREGFFTSYSDGAHAVSFYGDNHPHYAGSVVKAMASAKDAYPHVVSLFAKDIERLGEEPQAARDERRRALYTRLDDDFKAVVVKVERLTPTIIDVVVRAPAAARKFEPGQFYRLQNYEVFSKVIDDTRLAMEGIALTGAWVDKEKGLLSLIALEMGTSTRLLAALRVGEEVVVMGPTGTPTEIPTGETVLLAGGGLGNAVLFSIAKALKASGANVVYFAGYKMGQDLFKQEEIEAATDQVVWCTDAGTEIAPRRAADRHFRGNIVQAMKAYAEGALGGEMFKLSQVNRIIAIGSDRMMNAVREARHGVLAPHLNPKHVGIVSINSPMQCMMKEVCAQCLQRWVDPETGKEQFVFTCYNQDQPIDRVDFKNLTARLRANSAQEKLTNMWLDRILAKEPDLRRI
- the accC gene encoding acetyl-CoA carboxylase biotin carboxylase subunit, coding for MFGKILIANRGEIAMRVVRACRTLGIRTVAIHSDVDATAPHVRFADEAVCVGPADPRRSYLNIPQIIAAAEITGADAVHPGYGFLSENAEFAELCRRCGLTFIGPTPEAMRLWGDKVRAREAAKRFGLPLLPGTTVLRDAEDAAVQAARIGYPVILKAAGGGGGRGMRVVRDDSEIRRSFETATSEAQAGFKNPDVYLEKFVEEPRHIELQVLGDGHGHIFTFGERECSLQRRHQKIIEEAPSPVMTPEKRAELSEVCAHALLETGYTSLGTLEFLMDERGNLYFMEMNTRVQVEHPVTELVTGIDLVENQIRAAAGQALSLPSGRALGLRGHALECRINAEDPRTFVPWPGLITEYLPPGGGGVRVDSGVYGGFRVPNNYDPMLAKVITHGATRAEAIARMRCALDEFVIGGIRTNIPLHQALLRDPDVVAGKMSTRTIERLRF
- the accB gene encoding acetyl-CoA carboxylase biotin carboxyl carrier protein, with the protein product MDLKQLRTLLRVLEKRNVTEFEFEDEHVRIRLARGTGGARVVAYEERAEVAPAAPPPRAAASEGEGGTYVTSPFVGTFYRSPSPEAPPFVEVGSHIREGQALCIIEAMKLMNEIESDCGGIIDEILVENGKPVEFGQKLFRVKRV